The genomic window agttTTTGATGACAAcattattgaaatattttgttaattttttctactacaaagtacaaacaaTGATATTATTCCAAGGGAAAAAtcgaaataaattaataaactataTGATTAACAATGAACATGATATTATTcctctgaatttttttaaaaaaagaaagtattttaataaatattagttttataattaaatttttaattataaaataaaatttaaccaaTAATTGATATACACATGCTTTTATTAGTTTCTCATAATTTTTCACTTGAgagactttttctgctttctctcatactttttaaatatattttatttttatattgaacaGTTTCTTAGTGATAAACTATTGATGAAGATGGTTTTATACTCTACTTGCACCACTTTAAAGCATCTTACAAATTTACATTCATAATCTCTAAATCATTATACTATGATTCTCTGAATAACAAGTCCATCAGGGTGTGTTTTAGAGTTCCATTCAATCTAAAGtatcaatctttttctttaagatatacagaagaagtaaaaatacaatttttagaAGCACAAGATGATTCTGATTTATGTACTAACTAAGAAAACGTCGTGATCTTCTATCGACCATCGTTGCCTCCTGTGAATCACAAACTTGAGCCGAAAATTTGCATCCGAACTTCTTCCCGATTGACCATTTCCCCGCCCCATGCTTCGCCTTCAACAAACTTTCTTTGTCGATCTTCGCGATCACTTTCTTCAAGTACAAGCATTCTTTCTCTAGCTGGTTCACTCGTGTCCTCATCGTATCCATATCCAAACGAAGCACCTGATTCTCCTTCACCGCTTCCTTCCATCTACCCAAGTCCACCACCGTTTTATCACCGTCTTCCTCCGTCAGTAAAGTCCCAGTGATTACTTGCCGGAGCTGTAGCTGCTCCAAAAACAGAACTTGTACGACGGCTCGTAGTGGTAAACGCTCGTTTTGTGCCGCGTGTGTGCATCCTTCAACAGTCAGTTTTCTACAATCCATCACGCTACaaatcttctccttctcttcctccaatATCCATGAATGAgtctataaaaacaaaaatcacaactCAATCATCAGGTGCTGTGGTGTAGTGGTTATCACGTTTGCCTTACACGCAAAAGGTCTCCAGTTCGACCCTGGGCAGCACCAAACCATAgacaattttataaatttttataattaattacctTGAAATATATATCGACGGCTCTGTATAGTCCATCATCGTAAACCCGTGCTTGAACCGGAAGCAAAACCGCCAGATTATAAAACTGTTCCGGTTTAAGATTAGCGTCCGATGCAATTTCACCGAGAACTCCGTCGATCAATCTCCCAACCACCGTCAATGACGACGACGACACGGCGACGTTTTCGAGAAAACGACGTAAGAGTCTCTCCACCAAATCAATATCGTATAACGTTTCGTTGAGATACGAGTAACTTGGAATGAGAAGATCATCAAGCGTAGCTTTCTCAAGATTCGATCcgatttttttctctagaaACTTCCTGCAATTCTCGGAGGCGTTGAGAATGATCGCGGCTCGTAACAAACCGAAGAGAGATCTCGTAGTCGTCGCAGTTAATGGAAGATCTGAAGTTATCGTCTCTAATAATTCTCTTTGTTGATTCTCGGAAGCTATGgtggtggaagaagaagaagaagatgaagatgctGACGATGAACGCGAGATTCCTGGAATGTGTTTCTTCGCGTAAGTAAGTAGAGATCTCTCTACAATCTCAGGACTCAGGACACTCGACTTCATGGATAAGATCACACGTCTGAAGATTGGAAAACTCAACTCCGTTAGATCTTCGAACCAAAGCTCTGTTTTCGAatctttgctctgtttcttccgGTCAACGGTGAATATACCTCCGTTGTTTATTGGCCAACCGTAAAACGACGACGGATCGGTTGAGGAAGCTTGGAAGACGATGGAGTCTATACACTGTTCCGTTATACAGAGTGATTCAGCTAAAGACGAGACTGATTCACAAGCTTTCAACGCTTTGATGGATTCTTGTACGTTAGTGAAGACGAACTCTGAAAGaaacttctctgtttttgaaaTGAGATTCTCCGGTGAGTACTCTTCCGTCATTTCTAGATACTCGGCGGCGCAACGGAGTGGAACAGCTGTGGAAACAGAGATGTCGACTTTGAAACCGTAGCTTATCTTTATCACCATCTCGAAAATCTCTGAACCTCCTGGAAAATTCTCGAGCTTGATGTGAGAATAAACTTTACTCTGTTCTTGCTCTGTTATTAGTTGGTGaagttttttgctttttgacATTAGAGGAAACTGAAGAAAGAATGATCAACATAtcagttttagtttttaagaGTAAActctgaaagaagaaaaaaaaacagagaagaagatgagaccTTATGAAGATGAAATGTTATATCATCAACTTCGATTTCTATGTCACTTGGTAAGCCTGTGGTATAAAAAAACCTACACAAGAGATAAAGATTTTATAAGTATTTGAATATGAAAACATTactattgaaaaaaatgagtgttttgttcttcttcaccatGCTTGCTTCTTGGAGTTAGCCATTGGAGAAAatcacagaaaaaaacaaagaaagaaaatctctCGATGGAAGTGGAAGCTATTGGGAATGAGATTATATTCGGGTTTTTGAGAAAAGTGAATCGAGTTTTTTGATCAATTCTTTAgcttaataataaatatttctgtcttttgctttttataaAAGGAATTGATTGTTTAATATTTGGATGCAGAACAGCCAGAATCTCAAGAAATTGGGCATTGAAAAGAGGCAAAGTCGCACTCATTTGTTAATAAACTCCCTCCAAATTTTGCTTTATAAACTTCTTATTTGTGAATACATAATGATTCTAACTAATCTTTGGTTAgagtattttttaaaaaaaacactataaaAATCTTCAACCAATTATGGTTTTAATGCGGATAACAAAGATATGGTGGcccaaaatttattatttttttgtatgtatatataatgatgatttaaaatgCCTCAATCATGCTTTGAAAATTTGTTGGGACAgaacaataatataatttaagatatatatgaaTGTATCAAAATCAATCATGCTTTCAAAGtcattcatttcttcttctttctatcaAACCCTTTTGTGAGTTATCTCTATGCATGTTACAATTTGTATAAGAATTCATTTGAGAGAGTTAACCTAACAAATGTTGTACTCATTCTTTAGATGACAAACAATTAGACTAACCAATGGTTAAGTCAAACTAACTCGTTGATTAAAAACAAGATATTATATTGCCACATAAACAAACGGCCAACTGAATGTTTTTACCCCCAACCACCAAAGTAGCCTCAgtgatataaaacaaaatctacatGACGAAGACAGGGATATGTATGATTAATGTAGACAAGACATTGATATTTATGTCAGAATAGAAAATCTATGGTCGGAAGAGTTTGCCTTGTACATTGCCTGTTTTGTTAACAACTTTACAAAGAAGTTTGTACAACATCAAGATTTGGTTCATTGTTGACCACACTATATTGGCATTAGTAGTTTTAAATTGTAGAACTATATGTACTATATTTATATCTCCATTAGCATGTTAAGTATTTTAAATAATGAGTTTATACTTATTATGGTTGGTTGCTTGGTTCTGCAAGTGAAGTAGTATTATgcttattttaaaacaaaaacattttaaagcttatatagaaaagttagaaacaagaaaaaaatctctaaaacaTCTGCTGTTCGATTATATTGATACAAATGTCATTGTCTAACTCCATTTGAGCACAAGTTCTTCCCATTTTCACTTCCcaattttatggtttatcaAGCAGGAGTTGAACACAGTCAAGAGGCCTATTAGCAGGAAATTAATGTTCATCAGAgatcttaataaaatttatccTGTTACCATGGTGAAGGAGCAGTCAAAGGCAAGTTTTCATATCTCAAGTTGatttttagagttttggtGAAACTGATGGTACCTAGCGTTCTTATCGAAAGAGTGAACTTCAACAGAAATACTATACaattaaaagaatttgatttaCTAACTTTTGCTGATGCTAAAACATTGCAGCAGTTgaactttgaagaagaaggagaagtagAAGACCCTTAAAATGTGTATTCTGAGATTCTGTATCATTATCAAGTAGAATACAACATTTGAACACACCCTTAATTTGTATTCTGAGATTAAAGAGCGCTCTCTAAGGCATTATATAAACCCATGATATGAAGCCTGTACAAGAGAGTAGAAGTAAATGATGTGATCATATCTCATCGGAGTAGATACACTCATCCACGAGCTGACGGAGATTAGGATTCTCCAATGCAGCCACCACTCTTTCTTTATCATTCAGTTGTTTGTTAACTGCAATACAAAAATGATCCCAATGAGTATTAAAGTTCAGAGCTTAAGACATCAACTTTcccaaaaatacaaatatagaaaacCAGATTTTGCAGTGATGTTAAttagaaactaaaatctatCAAACCAAGGACAAGAGCAATGTTTATAATTTACACAAATCATCCATTCAATTTGCAATCTCTATATTAGTTAAGGTTTATAGAAAGCATATATGAACTTAAACCATTGCGAAGAGATGGTCTAGTAAACATAAGACTTCCTCACCTGAAACTTCATCAGCGTGAGAACCCGGAGACACTCTGATATCAACCTAAAcataagtaaaacaaaacagaagcaaTCACACATATGTAACAACTAACAAGTGATCTTGAGTATTTGTCTTAATCAGaaaagagttttttaaaagcaagATGACCTTGTAATGAAGTTGCAAACATTCTTTAAGCTTAGCTCTCAGACACAGACCAATTATATTTGCCATACTACAATGCTGAATCGTCGGTGTAAACGTTATCCTGAGTTCATCACATAACCCAAACCAGCTTATTGTTAAAGATCATGCAAGTAACCACAAAAAGAGGCCTCAACATTAGTTACCAATACAGAGATAAAAATTGGAACTTTCTTCTGATAGTCTCTAAAAATCGATTCAACAAAGAATGATGTTTAATATAAACTCACAGGATGCGATCGAGCTTGTCATCGACAGTAACAGATTCTTCAGAGACAACCCTTAGCTGCTCCAAAGTATAAGGGTGTTCTGGATCTCTTATATCTCTTACATACTTTGTCCATTTTCGTCAAAGATTCcaaaaatatacattaaaccccccaaaaagaacaaaatccaaaacaaaattgatctcaaaatagaaaaaggatATCATATATTTCAAGAGGATCAACACCATCATCTCTATATTGATCTTCTCTACGAACAAGCCCTTCCTTCTTAGCTTGCACCACTGGATTCGCGTTTATCAGTCCCAGagtcattttcttctctctttcctcaGTCTTCGTTCTCTGTATTTTAATCAGAAGTGCTCTGCTTACAAGGTCACGGGTTCGAAGCTCCAACATTTATAAAGTGTACATAATTAAATGTTTCTCATAAAGTGTTTCTTATTTaacaaagaagcaaatttCATTTATCAACATTTGACAAAATCTTCTtaaaggttttgatttttcggTGCAAAACGGTAAACTACAACTCCGATTCTAGCACCTTCTTGAGGATCATCACAATGTATAACATCAACATCGAAGAATCTCCGAgctttcttgaaaaaaatcGATTCTTTCTTCCATCTCTTGAGGTGAGCCATAAGAAACACTCTCTCGGATGATCCTTCTAAGAGCAGAAAACGCAGCGTTTTGAGGAGAGGTTCATAAAGATGAACGTGATAAACCACGTCAGACGCTAGAATCAAGTCAACGTTTTGACCCAAACTTTCCACGTCATCGATTTCGCCCCAACGAAGAGACGCCACGTGGACTTTCCCACCGAACTTAGCCACGACTTGAGCGTTTGCGTCGGCGTTGAATTTGAGATTCTCGATTACGTTTGGGAGATCCGTCACCGTGACATTAGCACCTAGTGTCGCAGCCGCTGCGATACCGACGATTCCCGTTCCAGATCCGAGCTCGACGATGttaatcggagaagaagaatctgaaccGTCGGATTGAAAACTCGAGAAGGTGCGATTGAGAGGACTAATGTTTGGGTCACGACGGTAGTTATCTAAAAGCGTGACGAGAGTTGTTGCAGGTATCCAGAGCTTGAAGGCAATGCCTTGTGTCGGTAACTGACGAATCACAACCGTTGATTCGATCGAATTGATCCGGTACTTCTGAAGCTCCGATTCTACGTCGACTACTTTTTCTCCGATGTTAAcatcgtcgtcgtcttctcgGAGAGCCATTGATTGTGACCAATCCTCACGACGGCCCCGCTACTATTTATTAGGGCACTCAAATTTGGTTACACGTGGAGGGTTGTTATTGGTGATGACGTCATCAAATGTAATTGAAGAAGCCTCTAAGATAGAGAGAGGGTTTGAAAATGTGAGATTCAGAGTTTGTCAGCGAGAGAgacgaagaaagaaagagaggagaggTGGAAGATGATTAAGgcagtgatgatgatgaacacACAAGGCAAACCACGTCTAGCTAAATTCTACGATTACTTGGTACGATGCTTGTTGAGatatgtttttcaatttcgGTTTCTTCGATCAAAGTGACCGATTTTGTAAAAttgggtttttgattttgttttttttggatttcagCCTGTGGAGAAGCAGCAGGAGCTTATTCGCGGCGTGTTTTCAGGTTCTCAATCACTTTCTGCATCTTACGATACCTAACAATTTCATAATCTGTATCGCTAAGATCTGGGTCGATCGTGAAACTTGagctgaaattttgtttttttgttttgtttataatttacaGTATTGTGCAGTAGACCTGAGAACGTAAGCAATTTTCTGGAGATCGAATCATTGTTTGGACCGGTAATGGCGTCTTCATTGTTTATGCTATATAACCACAATACttagtttaacaaaaaaaaacgttgcTTTGGACACTTATTATTTAGTGTGTTTGCAGGACTCGCGGCTTGTATACAAGCATTATGCTACACTCTATTTTGTTCTTGTATTTGATGGTTCAGAAAATGAGCTTGCTATGCTTGATCTCATTCAAGGTCCGTTTTTAATCACTATGGTTCTTAGATTGCAATATAATCTGAAATGGCATGGTGTAAAacctttttccattttcaatttttgtgcTTTGGAATGAGAAAAGTTTCATAGATGTAGCTTGTTTTGAACATCTTTAACCGTTTAGCTTgactatatatagaaagagGGAATTTGGAATCAGAGTCTTGAATAGTAGAGTTTGTGCAGTGTCTTGGCTCTTTTATTAAAGCTTGTTGCCGTGAATCTAGTACAAATGCATATGAGTGGTGTGCGAGCTCAGCTGGTCTGCATaggatgtgtttaaaagagaACTGGGTGTTGAGTATTTTTGGATTGGTATTGGGTTCAGTCGAGAGTAGAGATTCTCTTAGATCAAATTAGTTCTTCGTTTTTGTGAATACAGAGACTGACTTAGCATGCCATCGACTGATGTTAcatatgaatcattgtctattCCTCTGCTCGTAAATTCTTTTTGCTTAACGCTTTGAAAATGTATTCTCATTGTATGATGATTTAAAGTTAGTTTCTTGCATTGGCAGTTCTTGTTGAAACACTGGACAAATGCTTCAGCAATGTCTGCGAACTCGACATTGTGTTCAACTACAGCAAGGTAATCTTATTACACAGAACAGTTTGTCCTGCAGTGTAGTTGATATTATTTTCAGAATTTGCTGCTGCAGATTGGTTGGATCTTTTAGATAGCTACATGAAACAAAAGCGTGTCAATAATATAGCTTTatgccttcttctttctttccttcatTGCAGATGCACGCGGTGTTAGATGAGATTGTATTTGGAGGACAAGTACTGGAAACTAGTTCTGCTGAAGTCATGAAGGCTGTTGAAGAAATATCAAAGTAGTTCCCTAATCCTTCTCTCTCAATCAGTCTACTGTTTTCTGCATTTGTGGTGTGGAAATAAACAGTTGCACTTTCGGCATTGTGCAGATTAGAAGCTGCCTCAAATTCGATTTCACTTGTCCCCAAGTCTGTTTCCGGGTGGCGTGGCCGTTAGCTTCGAAAAAACTTGCCTGAATAAGTCAGAGAACATGTAACAAAAGCTTATCCAAGTCTTGATCCAAACATGTTTGTTTAATGAGCGTGGAATGTTGCGTGGATGGGCTCAGTAGTCTAACGTGGGCCTGTGAATTGTAATTGGGTAACGGACGGAACTGCTTGCTATTTTTGAGAATGTAACAAAAACGACGAGAAGTTAAGATCtataaatgataaatgatGTCCAAATTCAGATTTTGTTGTGGAGTAATAAAACTAGAATAGAAAGTATAGGGAGCTACAAGGTAAAATATAGGAAGTACGAAAACGCCGAACGGCGTGCGTTGCGTTGTGAAAAGAGTCAAAACGGAATTCGATGGGAGAAGACTGAAGATTCGAAAATGTTTGAAGTGCCAATTCATATCCAATTATCATTTTACCTTTTGAAATTCTTATGATCCATCTCTGCATTTTCCAGTACCAGCTTTTTGACCTTTTTTAGTACCCAATAGATTGATAGATACCTATGTGGGTTTTATATacgcaaaaataaaattggtttTATGTGATTTCAAAGTTTCTAGTGGCTATTGCCTAACCAATGGTAAATGTACACGTTTAATTGctcttttaaaaaacaccAATAGACTAGTTGTTTACATAGTAGAGATTATACGATGAATTGTGAGGATAATGCGAATAGGAAACATCTAGGTTAATTGTTTGGCCATTTTGAGAGTGGATATCGAAATATTTGAAGTTTAAAGTagttataataattttctatttagaGAAAATCGACGATTATCCGAATTAAGATGGAATGTTTCCCTCTTTATGCACTAAAAGCTAATGggcaacaagaacaagaaaaaagttggaaatgttgtgttgtgttgaaGACAAAAGAATATAAGTGGAAGATTCAAAGTGGAGTTATTTAATTGGGAAACGTTAAGAGCgaaacacatatataaagaaagaaacttgttGGATAAAGATGATACAAATCCAAT from Arabidopsis thaliana chromosome 3, partial sequence includes these protein-coding regions:
- a CDS encoding MIP18 family protein (DUF59) (Protein of unknown function (DUF59); FUNCTIONS IN: molecular_function unknown; INVOLVED IN: biological_process unknown; LOCATED IN: cellular_component unknown; CONTAINS InterPro DOMAIN/s: Protein of unknown function DUF59 (InterPro:IPR002744); BEST Arabidopsis thaliana protein match is: Protein of unknown function (DUF59) (TAIR:AT1G68310.2); Has 567 Blast hits to 565 proteins in 213 species: Archae - 0; Bacteria - 0; Metazoa - 246; Fungi - 132; Plants - 85; Viruses - 0; Other Eukaryotes - 104 (source: NCBI BLink).); amino-acid sequence: MTLGLINANPVVQAKKEGLVRREDQYRDDGVDPLEIYDYVRDIRDPEHPYTLEQLRVVSEESVTVDDKLDRILITFTPTIQHCSMANIIGLCLRAKLKECLQLHYKVDIRVSPGSHADEVSVNKQLNDKERVVAALENPNLRQLVDECIYSDEI
- a CDS encoding Phototropic-responsive NPH3 family protein (Phototropic-responsive NPH3 family protein; FUNCTIONS IN: signal transducer activity; INVOLVED IN: response to light stimulus; LOCATED IN: cellular_component unknown; CONTAINS InterPro DOMAIN/s: NPH3 (InterPro:IPR004249), BTB/POZ (InterPro:IPR013069), BTB/POZ fold (InterPro:IPR011333), BTB/POZ-like (InterPro:IPR000210); BEST Arabidopsis thaliana protein match is: Phototropic-responsive NPH3 family protein (TAIR:AT5G66560.1); Has 881 Blast hits to 860 proteins in 32 species: Archae - 0; Bacteria - 0; Metazoa - 10; Fungi - 3; Plants - 864; Viruses - 0; Other Eukaryotes - 4 (source: NCBI BLink).); the encoded protein is MANSKKQAWFFYTTGLPSDIEIEVDDITFHLHKFPLMSKSKKLHQLITEQEQSKVYSHIKLENFPGGSEIFEMVIKISYGFKVDISVSTAVPLRCAAEYLEMTEEYSPENLISKTEKFLSEFVFTNVQESIKALKACESVSSLAESLCITEQCIDSIVFQASSTDPSSFYGWPINNGGIFTVDRKKQSKDSKTELWFEDLTELSFPIFRRVILSMKSSVLSPEIVERSLLTYAKKHIPGISRSSSASSSSSSSSTTIASENQQRELLETITSDLPLTATTTRSLFGLLRAAIILNASENCRKFLEKKIGSNLEKATLDDLLIPSYSYLNETLYDIDLVERLLRRFLENVAVSSSSLTVVGRLIDGVLGEIASDANLKPEQFYNLAVLLPVQARVYDDGLYRAVDIYFKTHSWILEEEKEKICSVMDCRKLTVEGCTHAAQNERLPLRAVVQVLFLEQLQLRQVITGTLLTEEDGDKTVVDLGRWKEAVKENQVLRLDMDTMRTRVNQLEKECLYLKKVIAKIDKESLLKAKHGAGKWSIGKKFGCKFSAQVCDSQEATMVDRRSRRFLS
- a CDS encoding Clathrin adaptor complex small chain family protein encodes the protein MIKAVMMMNTQGKPRLAKFYDYLPVEKQQELIRGVFSVLCSRPENVSNFLEIESLFGPDSRLVYKHYATLYFVLVFDGSENELAMLDLIQVLVETLDKCFSNVCELDIVFNYSKMHAVLDEIVFGGQVLETSSAEVMKAVEEISK
- a CDS encoding Phototropic-responsive NPH3 family protein, with product MSKSKKLHQLITEQEQSKVYSHIKLENFPGGSEIFEMVIKISYGFKVDISVSTAVPLRCAAEYLEMTEEYSPENLISKTEKFLSEFVFTNVQESIKALKACESVSSLAESLCITEQCIDSIVFQASSTDPSSFYGWPINNGGIFTVDRKKQSKDSKTELWFEDLTELSFPIFRRVILSMKSSVLSPEIVERSLLTYAKKHIPGISRSSSASSSSSSSSTTIASENQQRELLETITSDLPLTATTTRSLFGLLRAAIILNASENCRKFLEKKIGSNLEKATLDDLLIPSYSYLNETLYDIDLVERLLRRFLENVAVSSSSLTVVGRLIDGVLGEIASDANLKPEQFYNLAVLLPVQARVYDDGLYRAVDIYFKTHSWILEEEKEKICSVMDCRKLTVEGCTHAAQNERLPLRAVVQVLFLEQLQLRQVITGTLLTEEDGDKTVVDLGRWKEAVKENQVLRLDMDTMRTRVNQLEKECLYLKKVIAKIDKESLLKAKHGAGKWSIGKKFGCKFSAQVCDSQEATMVDRRSRRFLS
- a CDS encoding Putative methyltransferase family protein (Putative methyltransferase family protein; CONTAINS InterPro DOMAIN/s: Methyltransferase-16, putative (InterPro:IPR019410); BEST Arabidopsis thaliana protein match is: Putative methyltransferase family protein (TAIR:AT5G49560.1); Has 1235 Blast hits to 1235 proteins in 193 species: Archae - 0; Bacteria - 22; Metazoa - 380; Fungi - 406; Plants - 294; Viruses - 0; Other Eukaryotes - 133 (source: NCBI BLink).), which encodes MALREDDDDVNIGEKVVDVESELQKYRINSIESTVVIRQLPTQGIAFKLWIPATTLVTLLDNYRRDPNISPLNRTFSSFQSDGSDSSSPINIVELGSGTGIVGIAAAATLGANVTVTDLPNVIENLKFNADANAQVVAKFGGKVHVASLRWGEIDDVESLGQNVDLILASDVVYHVHLYEPLLKTLRFLLLEGSSERVFLMAHLKRWKKESIFFKKARRFFDVDVIHCDDPQEGARIGVVVYRFAPKNQNL
- a CDS encoding Clathrin adaptor complex small chain family protein (Clathrin adaptor complex small chain family protein; FUNCTIONS IN: protein transporter activity; INVOLVED IN: intracellular protein transport, transport, vesicle-mediated transport, protein transport; LOCATED IN: membrane coat, clathrin vesicle coat; EXPRESSED IN: 22 plant structures; EXPRESSED DURING: 13 growth stages; CONTAINS InterPro DOMAIN/s: Adaptor protein complex, sigma subunit (InterPro:IPR016635), Clathrin adaptor, sigma subunit/coatomer, zeta subunit (InterPro:IPR000804), Longin-like (InterPro:IPR011012); BEST Arabidopsis thaliana protein match is: SNARE-like superfamily protein (TAIR:AT2G19790.1); Has 2004 Blast hits to 2002 proteins in 250 species: Archae - 0; Bacteria - 0; Metazoa - 926; Fungi - 430; Plants - 303; Viruses - 0; Other Eukaryotes - 345 (source: NCBI BLink).); amino-acid sequence: MIKAVMMMNTQGKPRLAKFYDYLPVEKQQELIRGVFSVLCSRPENVSNFLEIESLFGPDSRLVYKHYATLYFVLVFDGSENELAMLDLIQVLVETLDKCFSNVCELDIVFNYSKMHAVLDEIVFGGQVLETSSAEVMKAVEEISKLEAASNSISLVPKSVSGWRGR